A region of Anguilla rostrata isolate EN2019 chromosome 10, ASM1855537v3, whole genome shotgun sequence DNA encodes the following proteins:
- the cenpe gene encoding centromere-associated protein E isoform X9, with translation MTEESAVKVCVRVRPLIQREEASTENSEPVALYWKADKQAIHQIDDGSVTKTFSFDRVFSAEESTNQLYQDIAKPLVVSAVEGYNGTIFAYGQTSSGKTFTMMGSNRIPGVIPLAMEDVFQTIKNCPKKEFLLRVSYMEIYNETVTDLLCDSWKRKPLEIREGNYKNVYVADLTEELVTSAEQALSWIRKGEKNRHYGKTKMNQRSSRSHTIFRMILESRERSDPASGENADGAIIVSHLNLVDLAGAERASQTGAEGARLKEGCNINRSLFTLGQVIKKLSDENQGGFTNYRDSKLTRILQNSLGGNAKTVIICTITPATVEETISTLQFASAAKRMKNDPHVTEVSDDGALLRRYRNEIVDLKRRLQEVSSVTQTTATEKEVLAQLLQEKDQLQREQQDRIRNLTKIIVTSSNFVVAEKKVPKRRVTWGGKLFRPVQSGDFHIGDAEFGPSEPSVKKRKADLSVLLEQDDDSTEFDSQWETPDDIQFDIEMNQSNVTIRSVTDSDFPSPSRLGELSEKVASLEMQLQMETQQKQEAVEMSSSLEKRVAELEKQLEVQEQELLKDPQEEELGEPSEKVASLEMQLQMETQQKQEAVEMSTSLEKRVAELEKQLEVQEQELLKDPQEEYKKDLGDTIQLCEALVSEKANIAAERDLIKQELSILKDENLLLRRDKDHLLKEIEEKREMQEFSSLEQESAKQYEIELLAEISSIKKVAEKSVACVQKLEADMSAMSTLLKRKEEVIKELQNINGKDLVQENQQLRRSLADAEELSRETKKEWAFLRSDNLSLKERDSSMSTDYEKMKNEVTALCSKLEVEKSRFKKMQVDLQKELQGAFEENTKLTTLLDGKVPKNLIDSIELERTVTGLKKELEMHQEQESFLQSKVEELEALKDLPVQVESLKKQICDLTEELCAARAEKDCLLSAQTSSDAEIGRLTAEVQQAQDQLAEAQAKLSDAEIREDHLSQQHLDITQQAEELKAELKNLTEEKCQLLNTVEELNMKAERSREHETSIEGKLLEQQLLVKDLENKLEETQESSTHAEEHFKEISKQHQDQITQLSEELQLVRSERDALQSERTNTGHLSEEEQEKLRSQVTSLSEERDQLQEILEGVREERNQLKRDLQEKEEMVVQVQEELRQHLNSGHQALEETAQTELQQKIQQLAEELEGVREERTKLQSDLQENMETATETKNLLQSTQEELKQQQQLNTDLKMQSSDIESHLEQIKQLSEELQLVRSERDALLSERTNTGHLSEEEQEKLCLHVTSLTEERDQLQEILEGVREERNQLKGELQEKEEMMIENREELRAAEDLMRSQQENIQHLETQVAQVESVTAVSSVVCDRDQPNTDDLQDQATETLNLLHSIQEELKQQQQLNVELKKQSSEIESQLEQQIKQLSEELQLVRSERDALLSERTNAGHVSEEEREKLCSHITSLTEERDQLQEILEGVREDRNQLKRELQEKEEMSVEGQAELLSAQEELKLQQQLNSDLQAQISEKESQLEQITQLSEELQLVCSERDALQSERTNTGHLSEEEQEKLRSQVTSLTEERDQLQEILEGVREERNQLKRELQEKEEMSVEGQAELLSAQEDLKLQQQLNSDLQAQISEKESQLQEITQLSEELQLVRSERDALQSERTNTGHLSEEEQEKLCSQVTSLTEERDQLQEILEGVREERNQLKRDLQEKEEVSVEGQAELLSAQEELKLQQQLNSDLQAQISEKESRLEQQVAQVQEELRQQQHLNSEHQALREREQAELHQQIQQLTAELEGVREERTKLQSDLQENTEMAKETQNLLHSIQEDLKQQQVLNADLKTQNSEIETRLEQQITQLSEELQLVRSERDALQSERTNTTHLSEEEQEKLHSQVTSLTEERDQLQEVLEGVREERSQLKRDLLEKEEMLAQVQKQLLEKGHLNAEQQTLREKEQAEFQQQIQKLAEELEGVREECQQKAELEKASQEALSEANAAIASLREQIRDLEEKSSPAGQGGERLRARLEESELELQKVLEKFQKFADSAAGALKSLEQPLKDASLVQNELAFQVLASIPKPLRALYVEFRKSTDGISDLLWRTARGSAGVAQLHRQQLEAQASQDAACFEESRLQDLLIRAAGDPGDLLAATSDDFRQVWDQRLHELLERREQKLQEMNSVLAELEEGVARNAATVSEELPEQQRTNEELRALVTAPTLDLAALESLLERERARRTLVLQSKKAVFLNLQNEYFKMGSDLKAFKAQASQQLKEERSRSLTLLQKRESGPAKSEAELLQSLQELTLKLQQSETLVKAVQTRAGELEEAQARAEDRVSKHKEATQLLQTELQDVCAQLKEKEGAVRGLEGMLRESEAQVKRGMAPSAVELDEMKNKLIKMELELTARASTHQEELEKMTSMLDHKEEALRKLKEALRKTQQQGDESFMEESIYAKGTATIGGRTVQSSIVMEKNRLEEEVKQLKKKIVQLESLISSQQLEITKWKTRATKLKENRKEGVKAEMPLSPHTPTKRRRPITSEGHILDSPKSKFFDARSVSESVSANCPKQFFDNSTLGNVPEVLYPPTMPELGSPESPEIDLNAAVEDKNAEWWPMSPTQSDNCKTQ, from the exons atgacagaagaatCTGCAGTTAAAGTCTGCGTGAGGGTTCGACCGTTAATACAAAG ggAGGAGGCGAGTACGGAAAATTCAGAGCCAGTCGCTTTGTATTGGAAAGCGGATAAACAAGCTATACATCAGATAGACGATGGCAGTGTTACGAAGACCTTCAGCTTTG ATAGGGTTTTCAGTGCGGAAGAATCAACAAATCAGCTGTACCAAGACATTGCAAAGCCCCTTGTTGTTTCTGCTGTGGAAGGGTACAATG GGACAATATTTGCCTACGGACAAACTTCTTCCGGAAAGACCTTTACCATGATGGGGAGCAATCGCATCCCTGGGGTGATACCACTGGCCATGGAAGATGTCTTCCAGACAATTAAAAAC TGTCCAAAAAAAGAGTTTCTTCTGAGGGTGTCCTATATGGAAATCTACAATGAGACCGTTACGGACTTGCTCTGTGATAGCTGGAAGAGAAAACCACTGGAAATCCGAGAAGGGaactat aaaaatgtttatgtgGCTGATCTGACTGAGGAGTTGGTGACATCTGCTGAACAAGCCCTCTCTTGGATCAGAAAAGGAGAAA agaatcGTCATTATGGGAAGACCAAAATGAACCAACGGAGCAGTCGCTCGCATACCATTTTCCGCATG ATTTTGGAAAGCCGTGAACGCAGTGATCCGGCTTCGGGTGAAAACGCCGATGGCGCCATCATTGTGTCACATCTG AACTTGGTTGACTTGGCTGGTGCGGAAAGGGCTAGCCAAACAGGAGCTGAGG GAGCTCGACTCAAAGAAGGATGCAATATAAATCGCAGCTTGTTCACCCTTGGGCAGGTGATCAAGAAGTTGTCTGATGAGAATCAAGG GGGCTTCACAAATTACAGGGACAGTAAACTTACCAGAATTCTCCAAAACTCATTGGGTGGCAATGCTAAAACTGTCATCATCTGTACCATCACTCCTGCAACGGTAGAGGAAACAATCAGCACTCTACAG TTTGCCAGTGCTGCAAAGCGCATGAAAAATGATCCCCACGTCACAGAGGTTTCGGACGACGGAGCCCTGCTTAGGAgatacagaaatgaaattgtGGACCTGAAGCGACGTCTGCAAGAG GTTTCTTCTGTCACACAAACAACGGCGACCGAGAAGGAGGTTTTGGCCCAGCTGCTGCAAGAAAAGGATCAGCTTCAACGGGAACAACAGGACAGGATTAGAAACTTGACCAAAATCATAGTCACCTCTTCCAACTTTGTTGTCGCTGAAAAAAAG GTTCCGAAGAGAAGAGTCACGTGGGGTGGCAAGCTTTTCAGGCCCGTGCAATCGGGCGACTTTCACATTGGAGACGCTGAGTTTGGCCCATCGGAACCATCTGTCAAGAAGAGAAAAGCGGATCTGTCGGTGTTGTTGGAACAGGATGATG aTAGCACGGAGTTCGATTCTCAATGGGAAACGCCGGACGATATCCAGTTCGACATAGAGATGAATCAGAGCAATGTTACGATACGAAGCGTAACTGACAG TGACTTCCCCTCTCCCAGCCGGCTGGGTGAACTTAGCGAGAAGGTTGCCAGCCTGGAAATGCAGCTGCAAATGGAGACCCAGCAGAAGCAGGAAGCTGTTGAAATGAGCTCATCTCTGGAGAAGAGGGTGGCAGAGCTGGAGAAACAGCTGGAGGTCCAAGAACAAGAGTTGCTCAAAGATCCACAGGAGGAG GAGCTGGGTGAACCTAGCGAGAAGGTTGCCAGCCTGGAAATGCAGCTGCAAATGGAGACCCAGCAGAAGCAGGAAGCTGTTGAAATGAGCACATCTCTGGAGAAGAGGGTGGCAGAGCTGGAGAAACAGCTGGAGGTCCAAGAACAAGAGTTGCTCAAAGATCCACAGGAGGAG TACAAGAAGGATCTGGGAGACACCATCCAACTTTGTGAAGCACTTGTATCTGAAAAG GCAAATATTGCTGCCGAGCGTGATCTCATCAAGCAGGAATTGAGCATCTTGAAGGATGAAAACTTGCTCTTGAGGCGAGACAAGGATCATCTCCTGAAGGAGATCGAGGAGAAGCGAGAGATGCAGGAATTTAGTTCTCTGGAACAGGAGAGCGCCAAACAGTATGAG ATTGAACTGCTTGCTGAAATTTCCAGTATAAAGAAGGTAGCAGAGAAGTCTGTTGCTTGTGTTCAAAAGCTTGAG gctgaTATGTCTGCCATGTCAACTCTGCTTAAACGGAAGGAGGAGGTTATAAAGGAATTACAGAATATT AACGGCAAAGATTTAGTCCAGGAGAATCAGCAGTTGAGACGATCCCTGGCTGATGCTGAGGAGTTGAGTCGTGAGACGAAGAAGGAGTGGGCCTTTCTGCGCAGTGACAATCTCTCACTGAAGGAGAGGGAT TCATCGATGAGCACAGACTACGAGAAGATGAAGAACGAGGTGACAGCCCTTTGCAGTAAACTAGAGGTGGAGAAATCTCGCTTTAAGAAGATGCAGGTTGATCTACAGAAGGAGCTACAGGGGGCCTTTGAAGAGAACACCAAATTGACCACCCTTCTTGATGGAAAAGTCCCCAAAA ATCTTATTGACAGTATTGAACTGGAGAGGACAGTCACTGGTTTGAAGAAAGAGCTTGAGATGCATCAGGAGCAGGAGAGCTTCCTGCAGTCTaaggtggaggagctggaggctctGAAGGACCTCCCAGTTCAAGTTGAAAGTTTAAAGAAACAG ATTTGCGACCTTACAGAAGAGCTTTGTGCTGCTCGGGCTGAGAAGGACTGCCTGCTCTCTGCTCAGACCAGCAGTGATGCAGAAATCGGGAGGCTAACGGCTGAAGTCCAGCAAGCCCAGGACCAGCTGGCTGAAGCGCAAGCCAAGCTAAGCGACGCAGAAATCAGGGAGGATCATCTGTCCCAGCAGCATCTCGACATCACCCAGCAGGCCGAGGAACTAAAAGCAGAGTTGAAGAACCTCACGGAAGAAAAATGCCAACTTCTCAACACTGTGGAAGAACTAAACATGAAG GCTGAGAGAAGCAGAGAACATGAGACTTCTATTGAAGGAAAGCTGCTTGAACAACAGCTTTTGGTGAAAGACTTGGAGAACAAACTTGAGGAAACTCAAGAGTCATCCACACATGCAGAAGAGCACTTCAAAGAGATTTCTAAGCAGCATCAAGACCAG ATTACGCAGCTGAGTGAGGAGCTTCAGCTGGTGCGCAGTGAGAGAGATGCTCTCCAGTCAGAGAGGACAAACACTGGTCATCTTTCAGAGGAGGAACAGGAGAAACTCCGCTCACAAGTCACCTCCCTCTCTGAGGAGAGAGACCAGCTCCAGGAGATActggagggagtgagagaggagagaaaccaGTTGAAGAGAGACCtgcaagagaaagaggagatg GTGGTGCAGGTCCAGGAGGAGCTGAGGCAGCATCTGAACTCTGGGCATCAGGCCCTTGAAGAGACAGCCCAAACTGAGCTTCAACAGAAG ATCCAGCAGTTGGCTGAGGAActggagggagtgagagaggagagaaccaAGCTACAGAGTGACCTGCAGGAGAACATGGAGACG GCCACAGAAACTAAAAATCTGCTTCAGTCTACCCAAGAGGAgttaaaacaacagcagcaacttAACACTGACCTCAAGATGCAAAGCTCAGATATTGAGAGCCATCTAGAACAG ATAAAGCAGCTGAGTGAGGAGCTTCAGCTGGTGCGCAGTGAGAGAGATGCTCTCCTATCAGAGAGGACAAACACTGGTCATCTTTCAGAGGAGGAACAGGAGAAACTTTGCTTGCATGTCACCTCTCTCACTGAGGAGAGAGACCAGCTCCAGGAGATActggagggagtgagagaggagaggaaccaGCTGAAGGGAGAACtgcaggagaaagaggagatg ATGATCGAGAATCGAGAGGAGCTGAGGGCTGCTGAAGACTTAATGAGATCCCAACAGGAAAATATTCAACACTTGGAGACTCAGGTTGCACAGGTGGAGTCGGTGACTGCCGTGAGCAGTGTTGTCTGTGACAGGGACCAACCCAACACAGACGACCTTCAAGATCAA GCCACAGAAACCCTAAATCTGCTTCACTCAATCCAAGAGGAGctgaaacaacagcagcaacttAATGTTGAGCTGAAGAAACAAAGCTCTGAAATTGAGAGCCAACTTGAACAACAG ATAAAGCAGTTGAGTGAGGAGCTTCAGCTGGTGCGCAGTGAGAGAGATGCTCTCCTGTCTGAGAGAACGAACGCTGGTCATGTGTCAGAGGAGGAACGAGAGAAACTTTGCTCGCACATCACTTCCCTCACTGAGGAGAGAGACCAGCTCCAGGAGATActggagggagtgagagaggacaggaacCAGCTGAAGAGAGAactgcaggagaaggaggagatg AGTGTAGAGGGACAAGCAGAGCTCCTCAGTGCCCAGGAGGAGCtgaaactgcagcagcagctgaactctgaccttcAGGCCCAGATCTCTGAGAAGGAGTCTCAGCTGGAGCAG ATAACGCAGCTGAGCGAGGAGCTTCAgctggtgtgcagtgagagagatgcTCTCCAGTCAGAGAGGACAAACACTGGTCATCTTTCAGAGGAGGAACAGGAGAAACTCCGCTCACAAGTCACCTCCCTCACTGAGGAGAGAGACCAGCTCCAGGAGATActggagggagtgagagaggagaggaaccaGCTGAAGAGAGAactgcaggagaaggaggagatg AGTGTGGAGGGACAAGCAGAGCTCCTCAGTGCCCAGGAGGATCtgaaactgcagcagcagctgaactctgacctccaGGCCCAGATCTCTGAGAAGGAGTCTCAGCTGCAGGAG ATAACGCAGCTGAGTGAGGAGCTTCAGCTGGTGCGCAGTGAGAGAGATGCTCTCCAGTCAGAGAGGACAAACACTGGTCATCTTTCAGAGGAGGAACAGGAGAAACTCTGCTCACAGGTCACCTCCCTCACTGAGGAGAGAGACCAGCTCCAGGAGATActggagggagtgagagaggagaggaaccaGCTGAAGAGAGacctgcaggagaaggaggaggtg AGTGTAGAGGGACAAGCAGAGCTCCTCAGTGCCCAGGAGGAGCtgaaactgcagcagcagctgaactctgaccttcAGGCCCAGATCTCAGAGAAGGAGTCTCGGCTGGAGCAGCAG GTGGCGCAGGTCCAGGAGGAGCtgaggcagcagcagcacctgaaCTCCGAGCATCAGGccctgagggagagggagcaggccGAGCTTCATCAGCAG ATCCAGCAGTTGACTGCGGAGctggagggagtgagagaggagagaaccaAGCTACAGAGTGACCTGCAGGAGAACACTGAGATG GCCAAAGAAACTCAAAATCTGCTTCACTCTATTCAAGAGGACTTGAAACAACAGCAGGTGCTTAATGCTGACCTCAAGACACAAAACTCAGAAATTGAGACTCGCCTAGAACAGCAG ATAACGCAGCTGAGCGAGGAGCTTCAGCTGGTGCGCAGTGAGAGAGATGCTCTCCAGTCAGAGAGGACAAACACTACTCATCTTTCAGAGGAGGAACAGGAGAAACTCCACTCACAAGTCACCTCCCTCACTGAGGAGAGAGACCAGCTCCAGGAGGTActggagggagtgagagaggagaggagccagTTGAAGAGAGACCTGCTGGAGAAGGAAGAGATG CTTGCTCAGGTCCAGAAACAGTTGTTGGAGAAGGGACATCTGAATGCGGAGCAGCAGACCTtaagagaaaaagaacaagCGGAATTCCAGCAGCAG ATCCAGAAGCTGGCAGAGGAActggagggggtgagagaggagtgtcAGCAGAAGGCCGAACTGGAAAAGGCTTCTCAAGAG GCGCTGTCTGAAGCAAACGCAGCCATAGCCAGCCTGAGGGAGCAGATCCGTGACCTTGAAGAGAAAAGCAGCCCAgctgggcagggaggggagaggctcCGGGCCCGACTGGAGGAGTCCGAACTGGAGCTGCAG AAAGTTCTGGAGAAGTTCCAGAAGTTTGCCGACAGCGCCGCGGGCGCTCTGAAGAGCCTGGAGCAGCCGCTGAAGGACGCCTCGCTCGTTCAGAACGAGCTGGCCTTCCAGGTCCTGGCGTCCATCCCCAAGCCGCTCCGGGCCCTGTACGTGGAGTTCCGCAAGAGCACCGACGGCATCAGCGACCTCCTCTGGCGGACCGCG AGGGGCAGCGCGGGCGTGGCCCAGCTGCACAGGCAACAGCTGGAGGCCCAGGCCTCGCAGGACGCCGCCTGCTTCGAGGAGAGCCGCCTGCAGGACCTGCTGATCCGGGCCGCCGGGGATCCCGGCGACCTGCTCGCCGCGACCAGCGACGACTTCCGCCAGGTCTGGGACCAGCGGCTCCACGAGCTCCTGGAGAGAAGGGAGCAGAAACTGCAG GAAATGAACAGCGTGTTGGCCGAGCTGGAGGAGGGCGTGGCCAGGAACGCAGCCACCGTTTCCGAAGAGCTTCCCGAGCAGCAGAGGACCAACGAGGAGCTGCGGGCCCTGGTCACCGCCCCGACCCTTGACCTCGCGGCGCTCGAAAGCCTGCTGGAGCGCGAACGGGCGAGACGCACCCTGGTGCTGCAGAGCAAGAAGGCCGTTTTCCTG AACCTGCAGAATGAGTACTTCAAGATGGGGAGCGACCTGAAGGCCTTTAAAGCCCAGGCCAGCcagcagctgaaggaggagaggagcaggagccTGACGCTGCTGCAGAAACGGGAGAGCGGCCCGGCCAAGAGCGAGGCCGAGCTGCTGCAGAGCCTCCAGGAGCTCACGCTCAAGCTCCAGCAGTCGGAGACACTCGTCAAG GCGGTGCAGACGAGGGcgggggagctggaggaggcccaGGCCAGGGCGGAGGACAGGGTCTCCAAGCACAAGGAGGCCACGCAGCTCCTGCAGACGGAGCTCCAGGACGTCTGCGCCCagctgaaggagaaggagggcGCCGTCCGGGGCCTGGAGGGGATGCTCCGGGAGAGCGAG GCTCAGGTTAAGAGAGGCATGGCGCCCAGTGCTGTGGAGCTGGACGAGATGAAGAACAAGCTGATCAAAATGGAGCTGGAGCTAACGGCGCGCGCTTCCACACACCAAGAGGA GCTGGAGAAAATGACGTCCATGCTGGATCACAAAGAGGAGGCCTTGAGGAAGCTGAAGGAGGCCCTTCGGAAAACACAGCAGCAAGGCGATGAGTCAT tCATGGAAGAGTCCATCTATGCCAAGGGAACAGCCACCATCGGGGGGCGCACTGTCCAGAGCAGCATAGTCATGGAGAAAAACAGACTTGAAGAGGAAGTGAAGCAGCTGAAGAAGAAAATTGTCCAGCTCGAGAG